The window TCTCCAGGATCTTCCCGCGCGCCTCCAGCGTGCGGTAGCTCGCCGGCGTGAGTTCCTTGAGTGTGGCCAGCCCGGCCGCCACCGCCAGCGGATTGCCCGAGAGCGTGCCCGCCTGATAGACCGGGCCCTCCGGCGAGATCTTGTGCATCAGGTCGGCGCGCCCGCCGTAGGCTGCCAGCGGCAGGCCGCCGCCCACCACCTTGCCCAGACAGGTCAGGTCCGGCTTGATCTTGAAGCGCTGCTGCGCGCCGCCGCGGGCCACGCGAAAGCCGGTCATCACTTCATCCAGGATCAGCAGCGCGCCGTGCTTCGTACATTGCTCGCGCAGGCCTTCGAGAAAGCCCGGCACCGGCGGGACGCAGCCCATGTTTCCCGCAACGGGCTCGACGATGATCGCCGCGATCTCGCCCCTGTTTTTTCGAAAGAGCTTTGCCACCGATTCCAGGTCGTTGTAGCCCGCAACCAGCGTGTGCTTGGCGAAGTCCCCGGGGACGCCTGCCGAGTCGGGCGAGCCGTGGGTGAGCGCGCCCGAGCCTGCCTTGACCAGCAGCGAATCGGCGTGGCCGTGGTAGCAACCCTCGAACTTGATGATCTTGTCGCGGCCGGTCGCGCCGCGCGCCAGGCGAAGCGCGCTCATGGTGGCCTCGGTGCCCGAGTTCACCAGGCGCAGGCGCTCGACGCTGGGAACCCGGCGGCGAATTTCTTCGGCCAGCTCGCTCTCGCCTTCGGTGGGGGCGCCAAAGCTCGCGCCGTTTCTGGCCGCACGTTCAATGGCTTTGACGACTTTGGGATGGGCATGGCCCAGAATCAGCGGGCCCCAGGAACCCACGTAGTCGATGTAGGTGTTGCCATCGATGTCGGTGATGGTCGCCCCCTTGCCTGAGGCAATAAACGGCGGGTTGCCGCCCACATTGCCGAAGGCGCGAACCGGCGAATTGACGCCGCCGGGCAGGGATTTGAGGGCGCGCTGGTGGGCGCGCCGGGACTTGGCGTGGGATTTCTTCTGGGGCATGTGCGGGCCTCGCTGGGAATTAAAAGCAATGCGGCGCCCGGCCCGGGGAGGGCGCGCGCCGCGCCTTCCAAGGGATGGGCGCTTGCGGGCGCTGAGTCAAGTCGCACGGCCCGCGGCGGCGGTGTTTGCCCACGTCTGGAGCCTGCTTGCACAATCAGGTAGACTTGGCTGGCTTGGAAATCACGATGGCATCGGGCCGCGCGAGTTCCCCATTGGACGGGGGCGGCGCGTTCAGGAGAGCCTCAAGAGGATTGCGAATGAAGACGCGCGAAGAATTGACATGGGGGCACAGTCCCCGATCTTTCAAGGGCCTTGCACTTGCCGGCTTGCTGGCACTCGGCCTGCTCCTTGTGAGTCCGGTAAGTCCGGCGCGGGCGGGGAAGATCTACAAGTATCGCGACAGCAACGGACAGACGCATTTTGTCGATGATCTTCGCAAGATCCCGACCAAGTATCGCGACCAGGTGGAAAAGCGCCCCGCGCGCAGCACCCGCCCGGCGGCGCCGGCTGCCGAAGAAGCCGGCGAGGGACAGGGTGAAGAGGGCGCGGCTGCCGGTGGCAGCGGCGAGAAATCGGGCGTGGCTCCCAAGGAAGGCGTGGACCTGACCGGACTTCCGCCCGACATCGACCCGGCCACGGTTGTCGGGCGCGATCCCGAAACCGGTCGCTTCCTTCTGGATCCGGGCCGCCCCGAGCGACTCAAGGCCGAGCAGGAGCGTGCCGAGGAACTCAACAAGCAGCAGAAGCTCGGCCAGGCCGACAAGGACGGGCACGACCGGGCCTGGTGGCGCCAGCGCATCGCGAGCTGCCGCGCCGAGGCGAAGAACCTGCGCGAGCAGCACAAGGCCGCCAGCGCCGCCTACGTGGGCAGCCAGAAATTCGGCATGCCCGAAGAGGCCAGGCGCGTCGAGGAACTCAATGAGCGCGCCAAGGCCAAGGAGGCCGAGTGCGCGCGCATTCCCGAAGATGCGCGCGCCGCCGGCGCGCCGGTTGGCTGGGTTCGCTAGTGATTTGATCTCGCGTGTGCCCGGGCATCGGCACGCGGTTTTTGGGTGATCGGTGAGCTGCACGCAGGCTGCCGCAAGGGGGGATGATGCCGGTTGTTGATTTGATTGCAGAGTCCGACCGTGAGCTCGTTGCCGATTTGCTCGGCGAGGGCCACGCGGCCGAAAAGCTCGCATCCGGAATGCACATCGGCACGAGCGTGCCGGCCACCGAAGAGACACTCAACTGGCTGGCCGCCACTTGTCCGGACGGGGCCTTCGGCCTCTACGACGAGGGCCGGCTCAAGGGGATCTGCTACGCCCACGTGCAGGGGCGCGAGGGCTGGCTTGGGCCTTTCTCGGTTTTCGAGAACGAGCAGGGCAAGGGCTACGGAGCGATGCTGCTTCAGAAGGCTATCGCCCACGTGCTCAACAAGAGCGTGACCACCGTGGGGATGGAAGGTCCCGCCTCCCCCCAGATTCTGGGCTTCCTCGGCAAGGTCGGTTTCTCCCCGTCCGCCGTTGTTGCGACGCTCGAAGTGCCCGTCAGCTCGCTGCCCGAGCAGATGGACTTCTGGGTGGACGCCTATTCGGCCAAGAGCGAGGAAGAGCGCAAGGAGCTCAATCACCAGCTCACCGCCTTTGTGGAGCAGGCCACCCGCGGGGCCGACTACCGCCACCTCATCGAAGCGACCCAGTATACCAATGCCGGCGAGACGCTCATCTTCTATGAAGAAAAAGAGATCGTCGCCATGGCCATCGCCCACAAGGGCCCTTACTACATGAACGAGCACGACGACTCGATTCATATCCACTCGCTGGTCTGCCACGTCAAAAAGAACGTCGGCCGTCTCGACCAGCTCATCACCGCCATCGGTGCCTACGCGCGGGTGCAGGAGAAGAAATACCTGCGCATCCGCATCCTCAGCGAAGACGATACGAACTATCAGTATCTGCTCTCGCGCGGCTTTCGCGTGGTGGAAACCCGCCAGCAGTTCACCCTGGAGGGCTGCCCCTGGCAGCGCGCCGCCGGTTACGTGGTCTTTGCCAACTGGCAGTTCTGAGCCCGTGCCCGGCAAACCCGCAACGCTCATCCTCTGCGGCGGCGCAAGCAGCCGCATGGGGAGTGACAAGGCTTTCATTGAAATCGGCGGCAAGGAGCTCATCGAGCGGGTGATTGCCGTCGCCCGAGAGATTTCCGACGAAGTGATCCTCGTTGCCCCCGACGCGCAGCGCTTGGCCCACCTGGGCCTGCCCGTCCTGGCCGAGGAAGCGCCGGGGCAGGGGCCGCTCGAAGCCATGCGGGTAGGCCTCGATGCCATCAGCGCGCCCGCGGCCTTCGTGCTGGCCTGCGACCTGCCCGGTCTTAGCGCGCCGCCGTTCGAGAAGATGCGTACGCTTCTGGGAGAGCAGACCGACGCCGTTGTTCCGCGCGAAGGCGAACGCGATCACCCGCTGTGCGCGCTCTACCAAAAGCGCTGCGACAAGGTATTCGAAACCTCCCTCAAGAACGGCGAGCGCGCCGTGCACCGGGCGCTCGCGTCCCTGCAGGTCTCGCATCCCACGGGCGAGGACCTTGGCGCGCCGGAGGGATTCTTCGACAACCTCAACACGCCCGAAGATGTCGCCAGAATCAGCAAATAGACCGCCGGTGAACGCTGGCAAGTTCCCTACGCGTGTCATTCTGAGCATAGCGAAGAATCGGTTTGGAGCAGCAGTGAACCTCCGACAACGCGATCCTTCGCTGCGCTCAGGATGACACCGTAACTGGCTTGAGATCTTGGCCCCGTGAACCGCCAAGCTTCTCTTGAGGCATCGCTGGCGCAACCGGCATTCGGGTGTGCCACAATGCCCGATGTGAGCAGCGACATTCCCATTTCCGAGGCAGCGGCCGGCAGGGCGCAGCGGCTGCTTGAGGACGTCCATGCGCGACGCGCGCGAAGCGCGGCGGGGCCGCTTTTTGTCGAACTCTCGGCCAACAACTTCTGCAACCTGCGCTGCGCCTTCTGCTACGGGGCGGGAAAACCGGCGCCCAGCGAACTGACCCCCGAGCAGCACGAGCACCTGCTCGATGCGCTGCTTCCCGGCGCCGACGTGGTCATTCCCTCGGCCGGCAGCGAACCGTTCCTCGGAGACCTTGAGCGCACCCTGGCGGCGGTGCGCCGCCACGGCAACCGGCTGCTGCTGATTACGAGCGGCTATTACCTCACCGAAGAGTGGTGCGAGGTGCTGGCGCCCTTTCTCTAC of the Chrysiogenia bacterium genome contains:
- a CDS encoding GNAT family N-acetyltransferase codes for the protein MPVVDLIAESDRELVADLLGEGHAAEKLASGMHIGTSVPATEETLNWLAATCPDGAFGLYDEGRLKGICYAHVQGREGWLGPFSVFENEQGKGYGAMLLQKAIAHVLNKSVTTVGMEGPASPQILGFLGKVGFSPSAVVATLEVPVSSLPEQMDFWVDAYSAKSEEERKELNHQLTAFVEQATRGADYRHLIEATQYTNAGETLIFYEEKEIVAMAIAHKGPYYMNEHDDSIHIHSLVCHVKKNVGRLDQLITAIGAYARVQEKKYLRIRILSEDDTNYQYLLSRGFRVVETRQQFTLEGCPWQRAAGYVVFANWQF
- a CDS encoding molybdenum cofactor guanylyltransferase → MPGKPATLILCGGASSRMGSDKAFIEIGGKELIERVIAVAREISDEVILVAPDAQRLAHLGLPVLAEEAPGQGPLEAMRVGLDAISAPAAFVLACDLPGLSAPPFEKMRTLLGEQTDAVVPREGERDHPLCALYQKRCDKVFETSLKNGERAVHRALASLQVSHPTGEDLGAPEGFFDNLNTPEDVARISK
- the hemL gene encoding glutamate-1-semialdehyde 2,1-aminomutase, which encodes MPQKKSHAKSRRAHQRALKSLPGGVNSPVRAFGNVGGNPPFIASGKGATITDIDGNTYIDYVGSWGPLILGHAHPKVVKAIERAARNGASFGAPTEGESELAEEIRRRVPSVERLRLVNSGTEATMSALRLARGATGRDKIIKFEGCYHGHADSLLVKAGSGALTHGSPDSAGVPGDFAKHTLVAGYNDLESVAKLFRKNRGEIAAIIVEPVAGNMGCVPPVPGFLEGLREQCTKHGALLILDEVMTGFRVARGGAQQRFKIKPDLTCLGKVVGGGLPLAAYGGRADLMHKISPEGPVYQAGTLSGNPLAVAAGLATLKELTPASYRTLEARGKILEKGLAAAFKNAGVPAQVQRVGAMMCTYFSETPVRSFVDVQRSNLEFFTPFFWGMLEEGIYLAPSPYEAGFLSLAHTEAQIRKTIRAAERVLAALAR
- a CDS encoding DUF4124 domain-containing protein, giving the protein MKTREELTWGHSPRSFKGLALAGLLALGLLLVSPVSPARAGKIYKYRDSNGQTHFVDDLRKIPTKYRDQVEKRPARSTRPAAPAAEEAGEGQGEEGAAAGGSGEKSGVAPKEGVDLTGLPPDIDPATVVGRDPETGRFLLDPGRPERLKAEQERAEELNKQQKLGQADKDGHDRAWWRQRIASCRAEAKNLREQHKAASAAYVGSQKFGMPEEARRVEELNERAKAKEAECARIPEDARAAGAPVGWVR